In Athalia rosae chromosome 6, iyAthRosa1.1, whole genome shotgun sequence, one DNA window encodes the following:
- the LOC105683131 gene encoding ARL14 effector protein-like isoform X1 produces MDLTKAGGILERRREQNVRGFKVQDQQRTRAAKKAASLLGDGVETFLKFFDPERSEREKRKLNRRLYPGAKKHVVYDDKGIYFHTGEDLCDCLERSCPGCHFPCPKCKSTKCGHECRSNRKWAYESIENEGSDFVIKNPVLNE; encoded by the exons ATGGATCTGACGAAGGCTGGTGGAATACTTGAAAGAAGACGAGAACAAAACGTAAGGGGTTTCAAGGTGCAGGATCAGCAg AGAACCCGCGCAGCTAAGAAGGCGGCTTCCTTGTTGGGTGACGGGGTTGAAACATtcctaaaatttttcgatccagagAGAAGCGAACGTGAAAAACGAAAGCTAAATCGACGGTTGTATCCCGGGGCTAAAAAGCACGTCGTTTACGACGACAaaggaatatattttcataccggGGAAGATCTTTGTGATTGTTTAGAACGATCTTGCCCTGGCTGTCACTTCCCTTGTCCGAAATGCAAGTCTACCAAATGTGGGCACGAATGCAG ATCAAATAGAAAATGGGCTTacgaatcaattgaaaatgaaggaagTGATTTCGTTATTAAAAATCCTGTTTTGAACGAGTga
- the LOC105683130 gene encoding maspardin-like, whose translation MACVSEFSRSQEYLSFRSSIPLRKIVVDSDGTKGWRVYDSGPRAIRCPLICLPPVSGTADIYFKQIMGLAAKGYRVIAAESPVYWSVKEWCDGFKKLLDYMELDKVHLFGASLGGFLVQKFTEVNSHCPRVVSMILCNTFTDTSVFSYNDSAAVFWILPSLVLKKMVMGNFAAQKSDPEIVDAIDFMVERLESLTQRELASRLTMNCVSCYVQPQKISHLPITIIDVFDEYALSNIVREETYKCYPNAKLAHLKSGGNFPYLSRAPEVNLHLQIHLRQFKDTEYDAAERYKI comes from the exons ATGGCCTGTGTGAGCGAATTTTCACGCTCACAGGAATACCTTAGTTTTCGGAGCTCGATTCCATTAAGAAAGATCGTCGTTGATTCTGACGGTACCAAG GGCTGGAGGGTCTACGATTCAGGTCCAAGAGCTATCAGGTGTCCGTTAATCTGTCTGCCTCCCGTTAGTGGTACCGCTGACATTTATTTCAAACAGATTATGGGCCTGGCCGCGAAGGGATACAGAGTTATCGCC GCGGAGTCACCGGTTTACTGGAGTGTCAAAGAATGGTGCGATGGGTTTAAGAAACTTCTCGATTACATGGAATTAGACAAAGTGCACTTGTTTGGGGCGTCTCTTG ggGGCTTCCTGGTGCAAAAATTTACCGAAGTCAATTCTCACTGTCCAAGAGTCGTATCCATGATACTCTGCAATACGTTTACAGACACATCGGTATTTAGCTACAATGATTCAGCTGCCGT GTTTTGGATACTGCCGTCTCTCGTCCTCAAGAAGATGGTTATGGGCAATTTCGCCGCCCAAAAATCTGATCCGGAAATCGTTGACGCGATAGATTTTATGGTGGAAAGG cTGGAGAGCCTCACTCAACGAGAACTAGCTTCTCGGCTTACGATGAACTGCGTCAGTTGTTACGTCCAGCctcaaaaaatatctcatctTCCCATAACCATAATAGACGTGTTCGACGAGTACGCGTTGTCGAACATTGTCAGAGAGGAAACTTACAAGTGTTATCCGAACGCCAAGTTGGCACATCTTAAAAGTGGCGGGAATTTTCCATACCTCAGTCGAGCACCGGAGGTTAATTTGCACCTGCAG ATTCACCTCCGGCAGTTCAAGGACACGGAGTACGACGCAGCGGAGAGGTACAAGATTTAA
- the LOC105683131 gene encoding ARL14 effector protein-like isoform X3, giving the protein MSDETPTTKVSNVAQSSRMERRTRAAKKAASLLGDGVETFLKFFDPERSEREKRKLNRRLYPGAKKHVVYDDKGIYFHTGEDLCDCLERSCPGCHFPCPKCKSTKCGHECRSNRKWAYESIENEGSDFVIKNPVLNE; this is encoded by the exons ATGAGCGACGAGACACCAACAACCAAAGTTTCAAACGTTGCTCAATCAAGTAGGATGGAAAGG AGAACCCGCGCAGCTAAGAAGGCGGCTTCCTTGTTGGGTGACGGGGTTGAAACATtcctaaaatttttcgatccagagAGAAGCGAACGTGAAAAACGAAAGCTAAATCGACGGTTGTATCCCGGGGCTAAAAAGCACGTCGTTTACGACGACAaaggaatatattttcataccggGGAAGATCTTTGTGATTGTTTAGAACGATCTTGCCCTGGCTGTCACTTCCCTTGTCCGAAATGCAAGTCTACCAAATGTGGGCACGAATGCAG ATCAAATAGAAAATGGGCTTacgaatcaattgaaaatgaaggaagTGATTTCGTTATTAAAAATCCTGTTTTGAACGAGTga
- the LOC105683131 gene encoding ARL14 effector protein-like isoform X2, producing the protein MDLTKAGGILERRREQNVRGFKRTRAAKKAASLLGDGVETFLKFFDPERSEREKRKLNRRLYPGAKKHVVYDDKGIYFHTGEDLCDCLERSCPGCHFPCPKCKSTKCGHECRSNRKWAYESIENEGSDFVIKNPVLNE; encoded by the exons ATGGATCTGACGAAGGCTGGTGGAATACTTGAAAGAAGACGAGAACAAAACGTAAGGGGTTTCAAG AGAACCCGCGCAGCTAAGAAGGCGGCTTCCTTGTTGGGTGACGGGGTTGAAACATtcctaaaatttttcgatccagagAGAAGCGAACGTGAAAAACGAAAGCTAAATCGACGGTTGTATCCCGGGGCTAAAAAGCACGTCGTTTACGACGACAaaggaatatattttcataccggGGAAGATCTTTGTGATTGTTTAGAACGATCTTGCCCTGGCTGTCACTTCCCTTGTCCGAAATGCAAGTCTACCAAATGTGGGCACGAATGCAG ATCAAATAGAAAATGGGCTTacgaatcaattgaaaatgaaggaagTGATTTCGTTATTAAAAATCCTGTTTTGAACGAGTga
- the LOC105683131 gene encoding ARL14 effector protein-like isoform X4: MDLTKAGGILERRREQNRTRAAKKAASLLGDGVETFLKFFDPERSEREKRKLNRRLYPGAKKHVVYDDKGIYFHTGEDLCDCLERSCPGCHFPCPKCKSTKCGHECRSNRKWAYESIENEGSDFVIKNPVLNE; this comes from the exons ATGGATCTGACGAAGGCTGGTGGAATACTTGAAAGAAGACGAGAACAAAAC AGAACCCGCGCAGCTAAGAAGGCGGCTTCCTTGTTGGGTGACGGGGTTGAAACATtcctaaaatttttcgatccagagAGAAGCGAACGTGAAAAACGAAAGCTAAATCGACGGTTGTATCCCGGGGCTAAAAAGCACGTCGTTTACGACGACAaaggaatatattttcataccggGGAAGATCTTTGTGATTGTTTAGAACGATCTTGCCCTGGCTGTCACTTCCCTTGTCCGAAATGCAAGTCTACCAAATGTGGGCACGAATGCAG ATCAAATAGAAAATGGGCTTacgaatcaattgaaaatgaaggaagTGATTTCGTTATTAAAAATCCTGTTTTGAACGAGTga
- the LOC105683149 gene encoding mitochondrial uncoupling protein 2-like, with the protein MKPDAKNDMSLGMKLITAGTAACIADLATFPLDTTKVRMQIAGEGRQILLASTGGPVLAMRETRSGLLQTMGNIIRTEGARSLYGGLSAGLQRQMCFASVRLGLYDTVKSLYAGIIDGKNSGGRGDSLNIGTRVAAGITTGALAVIFAQPTDVVKVRLQAGNMGRSSGQTRYTSTLQAYRNIAINEGTKGLWKGTFPNISRNAIVNVAEIVCYDIIKDMILQSGMLRDGIPCHLTAATVAGLCTTLAASPVDVVKTRYMNSAPGEYKGALDTAVRMFAQEGPLAFYKGFVPSFARLVSWNIVLWVTYEQIKIQVHQFGKRD; encoded by the exons ATGAAACCCGACGCGAAGAATGACATGTCCCTTGGGATGAAATTGATAACGGCTGGAACTGCTGCGTGCATAGCAGATCTGGCTACATTTCCTCTCGACACGACCAAAGTTAGAATGCag ATCGCTGGCGAAGGACGACAAATTCTTTTAGCCTCGACCGGAGGTCCAGTTCTCGCAATGAGAGAGACTCGTTCAGGATTACTTCAGACAATGGGAAATATCATAAGAACCGAAGGAGCAAG GAGCCTGTACGGGGGTCTTTCCGCGGGTCTGCAGCGACAGATGTGTTTTGCAAGTGTTCGATTGGGCCTCTACGACACCGTCAAGTCTCTCTACGCTGGAATCATCGACG GTAAGAACAGCGGCGGCAGAGGCGACTCGCTTAATATCGGTACTCGTGTTGCTGCTGGTATAACTACGGGAGCTCTTGCGGTTATTTTTGCTCAGCCGACCGACGTCGTCAAAGTTCGATTGCAGGCGGGAAACATGGGAAGATCATCTGGCCAGACTAGATACACCTCGACACTTCAGGCTTACAGGAATATTGCGATCAACGAAGGAACGAAGGGCTTGTGGAAAG GTACATTCCCGAACATATCGCGTAACGCGATCGTAAACGTTGCCGAGATTGTCTGCTACGATATAATAAAGGACATGATCTTACAATCGGGTATGCTGAGGGACGGTATTCCCTGTCACTTGACAGCCGCTACGGTGGCAGGGCTTTGCACAACATTGGCTGCCAGTCCGGTCGACGTCGTCAAAACGCGTTACATGAACAGCGCGCCCGGAGAATATAAAGGAGCATTGGACACCGCTGTACGAATGTTCGCTCAGGAAGGACCCCTTGCCTTTTACAAAGGATTCGTACCCAGCTTCGCTAGATTAGTTTCCTGGAACATCGTTCTCTGGGTCACGTACGAACAGATTAAAATCCAGGTCCATCAATTCGGGAAAAGGGATTGA